AATTAATAGTCAGCATCTAGTATTTCAGAGCTTGCCATCTACCACATGTTTCTGCTTGTCATGCACAGTACATAATATGGAAAATAAATAACAGAACATGGATGAGTATAGAATAGGTGAGGAAAGTTCAGGTTTACCTTGGTGTCTTCCCAACGGTAGTTGAAAAGGAAACCAAAGACAAGCATTAGTGTGTAAAGATCCACTCAGTGACTTGTTAACACAATGTTTGGACATTGATACCAAGTTCCACAAAACAAATCAGCTAGAGGGGAATGAGAGGAGAGCAGACATCTTACAACGCAGCTTAAACCCGCTTCGGACATGTCAAAGATCACTGTGAGGGGAATCCCCGGTTCCCGTCGGGCGTAGCTCTCCAACCAGAAGGCCAAGTACATTTTCTTCTCCGTCAACATCTTCACATCCTTCATGTGCAACTTAACCATGAACCAGACAACATACAAGCAAACCTCAGTGGATTTCAAGGCAGATACCCAAATAGCTCAAAAAGACTACCTGTAATCCACCATACAAAAACTCAAGATTTCAAATTAGGATTGAGATTGGCATCAGGAAACTAGAATCTGAATAGTGAGATGCATGGGAAAATGATCACAGCACCCCAGAGGATGAGGCTTTTCCAAGAGATAAAATGATGAGGGTGGCCATAAATTAGGTCTCAGAAACAACATTTTCACAACAGAACCTTCTTGAATGTCAGTGTttaattattattctttttttttttttaaatacacagtTTGTTGCCCTCTTTAACATAGCCGTGGAGATAATGCATGCCAGACTCAAATAGAGACTTTTGAACAGAGCTTTCATGATGTCTGGAAGAGAAAGGGATATTAAAAAATGAATCAAACTGGACTATCAATGCtgtctataataataataataataatacatattatacttacagtgccttgcgaaagtattcggcccccttgaactttgcgaccttttgccacatttcaggcttcaaacataaagatataaaactatttttttgtgaagaatcaacaacaagtgggacacaatcatgaagtgaaacttttttaacaaatcaaaaactgaaaaattgggcgtgcaaaattattcagcccccttaagttaatactttgtagcgccaccttttgctgcgattacagctgtaagtcgcttggggtatgtctctatcagttttgcacatcgagagacggaaattctttcccattcctccttgcaaaacagctcgagctcagtgaggttggatggagagcatttgaacagcagttttcagttctttccacagattctcgattggattcaggtctggactttgacttggccattctaacacctggatatgtttatttttgaaccattccattgtagattttgctttatgttttggatcattgtcttgttggaagacaaatctccatcccagtctcaggtcttttgcagactccatcaggttttcttccagaatggtcctgtatttggctccatccatcttcccatcaattttaaccatcttccctgtccctgctgaagaaaagcaggcccaaaccatgacgctgccaccaccatgtttgacagtggggatggtgtgttcagctgtgttgcttttacgccaaacataacgttttgcattgttgccaaaaagttcaattttggtttcatctgaccagagcactttcttccacatgtttgttgtgtctcccaggtggcttgtggcaaactttaaacgacactttttatggatatctttaagaaattgatttcttcttgccactcttccataaaggccagatttgtgcaatatacgactgattgttgtcctatggacagtctcccacctcagctgtagatctctgcaattcatccagagtgatcatgggcctcttggctgcatctctgatcagtcttctccttgtatgagctgaaagtttagagggacggccaggtcttggtagatttgcagtggtctgatactccttccatttcaatattatcgcttgcacagtgctccttgggatgtttaaagcttgggaaatctttttgtgtccaaatccggctttaaacttcttcacaacagtatctcggacctgcctggtgtgttccttgttcttcatgatgctctctgcgcttttaacggacctctgagactatcacagtgcaggtgcatttatacagagacttgattacacacaggtggattgtatttatcatcattagtcatttaggtcaacattggatcattcagagatcctcactgaacttctggagagagtttgctgcactgaaagtaaaggggctgaataattttgcacgcccaatttttcagtttttgatttgttaaaaaagtttgaaatatccaataaatgtcgttccacttcatgattgtgtcccacttgttgttgattcttcacaaaaaaatacagttttatatctttatgtttgaagcctgaaatgtggcaaaaggtcgcaaagttcaagggggccgaatactttcgcaaggcactgtatatagcactATTCATTacataaagacatttcaaatcgGGAAACATCTTATCAACACCATCATGTTCAACTAGTGGAAGTATGTCAGCAATTTGCAGAATGCACAATAACAGGGTATGTGTCCTAGCCAAGCTATTCTACTGTTATTTGTTGGAGCTATATGTTCATTAATACAGCTATACATTATGGGACAAGGCCACTGGTTGACATCAAGTCCCTGTATAATGTATAAGCAAAGGTCAATCCACCATTCAGTTTGAATTATTTTCTCCACTGAAGACTCTCATCGATCATCTTCAAGGTGTCCTCCACCACAAAGTGGCGCCACTCCAGATAACCGTCAACCAAAACATCATCCTTCCCATAACCTGTCCACATCCCCGGAGTCATACTTGTCTGATGAGTCTGTGGGAAAATGGATGACACTCAGTATTATTACTCTGTGCGTTTGTGTGGTACATTGAATTCAGTTGAGCTGCAGTGCACTGCttctgtctttaaaaaaaaaatgtgtgataGATTCAGGTTAAAATACTCGATTTATGATTGGTATGGACAACTATGCAGCATCAAAACAGTGGCatgtactgaacacacacacacacacacacacacacacacacctgggttgATATACACTTGGAAATGTGTAAATGCACATGGATTTCAGTGTTCTCTGGAGAAATGTTTGCTGGTGTTGCGCAATCCTACTTTATCCTACTCTATACACAAACAGCTGTCCCGGGACTACATATTCGATACGAGATCGTTTTCTTGTTTCCTGTTTTCTTTTGAATGTCCTGTTTGAGAAGAAATGTTTCAAAATATCGCAAATTCTACAACTTTTACAAATAGCTTGTCAACTTTGACTATTTTTATTATTAGGCTTACCTGCTCTGATAAAGCCGATCTTGCATCTCTCGTGCTCAGAAGACAAGAAACCAAAACCAGTTGGCTGACGCGCTGTCTGGGAGGAAGTAAATCATGATGTTTCAATGTCAGCTGTTACAGACAACTAACAGACAAACTGACACAAAATGCTTAAAAGCCACAATTCCATTTCGACAGTCTGACCCTGCCACTTTGATTGGTAAAGGCAAAATGGATGCAATGATTGTACAGTATGAGGTTGGATAGTTTTCAACATATTATGTAGTCAACACTGAACGCTCAAACATTATaatgacaacaaaaacaaacaatttaatttTGACTACAGCTGTAGCAGAGCACATGCATGACGCACAAATTACATATAGAAAATATTcggcacctgtgtgtgtgtgccactgccAATTGACAGGTGAACTTCTCTAGACCAGAGTTTTACCAAACTTGGTCTTGGGGCCCCCCATTACTGCACGTTTTGGGTATTGCCATAGCGATACACTCAAATAACAAACTTGCTATATATGTATTCGTTTTAACTACTATCCACTAGGTGGCACCATGTAGTCGTgaactaaatatatatatatatatatatattttttaattcaaaGGCTTCTGGGAGATTTTTTCTCCTGGTTCTTGGTTGCTGTATGCAGCGCGTGCGTTTGTCATCGCTTGGGTGTACTGCACTAAATGAAGGTAACTAACTATATACGTTATGTATCGTGCATTTATTCACAATGAGATCCCGTCTATAATAATGTTATAGCTATTGATGTTTGAGGATGTATCTGTTTTATTTCTGGCGTGTGTCTAACTGCCAGCTGCCTCCATCTTTGGATTGATATCGTTGTTCGCTGCTGATAACTTGCTTGCTATGGCTTCCCTGGAGCTCCTatgctagccagctaacgttagcttgtacTTGTTTTGAAATGAGGTGTATTATGACCACAATGCATTTCCCTTTACAGACACTAGCTGCGATCTAAACCACGCTGCAGGAGAAGCACCACCATGGTAAGGTACCACATTGGACCTTTTTGGTTAGCCTAGTTCTGCACATTTCGGTTAGTTTTGCACGTGAACGTTGATGAAACAATGTATGTTGGTTGGATGTTATCAATGAATCATGGTGATAACAATGTCATCCATCCTCTGTTGTCCTGGACAGGAGGACCATGGTAGCATCTACTCCTGGTTTGCCCACCCTGTGTATGGCCACTACTGGCAGCATTACCAGCAGGCTATGAACTGGCACCAGAGACACAGGCAGGCCTACAGAAAAGCCTGGGAGGCTGCCTACAGGCCAGGTTACCCCCAACAGTACCCCACTGCCCCCCAACGCTATGCAGACTGGcatgggggagagagtggggggaggagggCAGAGAAGACGGTCGCTGCTAAGGACCATGTGGAAGAGGATTTGGAGGGGGGCACAGATGACGAGGAGGGGGGCGGAGAAAGTGGCTCGGACAGCGAGATCGAATGTGATGTCAGCAACATGGAGATCACAGAGGAGCTGCGCCAGTATTTTGCCCAGACTGAGCGGCACAAGGAGGagctcagtgagtgtgtgtgtgtcagtcagccagccagtctctACTTTTAAAAGTTCCACAATGAGTGTTAATAACTCTATCGTCATATTGCTGTATAAGCAGACAACTTAATGCACCAATACAACTACATTTAATGAATGAATTACATGTCATGAATTATGAAGTATTCTGAGGCTGACTTTAAAAGCCTTGTGTCTTGTGTTCCGCCCCacagagaagcagcagcagctggAGGCGGAGCAGCAGGATAATTACGTGTTGGCCGACCAAGACCTGCACAGAATATCCTGGCACAGCAGGTCGCTGCCCCCCTCTGAGCGGCCGGGCGAGCGCCGAGGCGCTGAGATGAAGAAGCTGTACGGGGAAGACGCGGCAAAGATCCAGGGTATGGAGACGGCCATGCAGCTCACCTTCGACAGAAACTGTGACAAGAAACAGCCCAAATACTGGCCCGTCATCCCTCTAAAACTGTAGCTCCACTACGGACGTCCATCTTCTTCCAATGGAGCCCACCGACACAGTTCCAGTCGAGACAACCCCCTGAAACATAGAGCTGAGaaactgggtcatgttcagtagggagGAAACTGATTGAAACGGAGAGGTACTCCCTGCAACCTGATCACAAGTGCCTAAACATTCCCCTCTCACCATAACATCTTATGTCaaccaacattttttgggggaattTTGTTTCTGTCGTTCTTAGCCAGTTATTTCCGTTCTTCTGGTTTCACAATGAAAAGAAGAAGAGGACAGGTATACACTATTTGCATAAATGTTAAAGCTCCCCAGCAAATTGAGTTTACAGACTCAAAAGTGAATCTCTTTTTCAGGCCACCTGTTCGGTCAACAAGCATGGTTTCATGTCCAGGTAGCCTTCAATCTATGATCCTCTTATTGTTGAGGtagtttttattttttgggggggggatttcATTCCTAGTTAATTCAACCCTAAATGAAGAAAGATTGCTGCTAATTTGGTTTCACTAGATTGTTTTGATATCATCTTCAGACGCTGCTTAATAGCCTCCGACTCAATGTTTGTCTGCTTCTTTCTCAACATTCGGATGGGTTGCATCTGCCTCAGCGTGCTCAGGTAGAACAATGTGTTGGTTCCTTCCTGTGTGTCTGTTTCATATCAAAATCGTAAGCTTGTTAATCTAGTTTTGAATAAAGAATGTTTGTGATGAATTGAAACT
This is a stretch of genomic DNA from Oncorhynchus mykiss isolate Arlee chromosome 7, USDA_OmykA_1.1, whole genome shotgun sequence. It encodes these proteins:
- the LOC110527430 gene encoding gem-associated protein 8, with the translated sequence MEDHGSIYSWFAHPVYGHYWQHYQQAMNWHQRHRQAYRKAWEAAYRPGYPQQYPTAPQRYADWHGGESGGRRAEKTVAAKDHVEEDLEGGTDDEEGGGESGSDSEIECDVSNMEITEELRQYFAQTERHKEELKKQQQLEAEQQDNYVLADQDLHRISWHSRSLPPSERPGERRGAEMKKLYGEDAAKIQGMETAMQLTFDRNCDKKQPKYWPVIPLKL